The proteins below come from a single Novosphingobium aromaticivorans DSM 12444 genomic window:
- a CDS encoding enoyl-CoA hydratase-related protein: MRKSEGVAYNTLTTCLDDRILTVTLSRPDRLNAFTVEMANALEQLFRSAADDDGIGAIIVTGDGRAFCAGMELGSTGNAFGLDERLSLDAAELVQRQNDPDIVHGVRDTGGRVTLAIHDCRKPVITAIHGAAVGTRSLSCPIRREPMASKSTRQSRRKTHLDRHRGCNRRLEGGAHTLV; this comes from the coding sequence ATGCGCAAGAGTGAAGGCGTGGCCTACAATACGCTGACGACTTGCCTCGACGATCGCATCCTGACGGTGACGCTCAGTCGCCCGGATCGCCTCAACGCGTTCACGGTGGAGATGGCGAACGCACTGGAGCAACTGTTCCGGTCCGCTGCGGACGATGACGGCATCGGCGCGATTATCGTCACCGGCGACGGCAGGGCCTTCTGCGCCGGCATGGAACTGGGCAGCACCGGCAACGCCTTCGGTCTGGACGAACGGCTAAGCCTGGACGCTGCCGAGCTCGTGCAGCGGCAGAACGATCCGGACATTGTTCACGGCGTGCGCGATACCGGCGGACGCGTCACGCTCGCCATCCACGATTGTCGCAAGCCGGTCATTACCGCGATCCATGGTGCAGCTGTTGGGACCAGAAGCTTATCGTGTCCCATCCGGCGGGAGCCGATGGCCTCGAAATCGACGCGGCAATCGCGACGGAAGACGCATCTAGATCGGCATCGCGGCTGCAATCGGCGCCTGGAAGGGGGAGCTCACACGCTTGTCTAG
- a CDS encoding LysR family transcriptional regulator, whose translation MITTEDLIFFRVLARSPSLAEAARSLNVTPPAVTQRLRALEARVGVMLVDRTSRGLSLTDEGELIATEGMQIIGAMEELAERLASRTNKVRGHLRVAAPYGFGRRHVSPVVEAFAKANPATTITLDLSDNPVRQVTESWDIVVHIGSLPESDRLVTTLAQNRRILCASPDYIESHEPIRTPEDLAAHSCLSLRENNEDVTLWRFTHASKGRVTVRARPAMSSNDGEIVRDWARAGLGIMVRSEWDVAADIAAGTLREILPDWSAPSADVVALLHARHGRSRRTAVFLELLRAALSPVPWRRPTA comes from the coding sequence ATGATTACGACCGAAGACCTGATCTTCTTTCGCGTGTTGGCGCGCTCACCGTCGCTGGCGGAGGCAGCCCGTAGCCTGAATGTGACCCCGCCCGCAGTAACCCAGCGGCTTCGCGCGCTCGAAGCGCGCGTGGGAGTGATGCTCGTCGATCGTACATCGCGTGGACTTAGCCTGACCGACGAGGGTGAACTGATCGCGACCGAGGGGATGCAGATCATCGGCGCGATGGAGGAACTGGCGGAGCGACTGGCAAGCCGAACCAACAAGGTGAGGGGGCACCTTCGCGTGGCTGCGCCGTACGGTTTTGGGAGGCGACACGTAAGTCCGGTTGTTGAAGCCTTTGCAAAGGCCAATCCGGCGACGACGATTACGCTCGACCTTTCGGACAATCCCGTACGGCAGGTAACCGAAAGTTGGGACATCGTGGTCCACATCGGCTCCCTTCCCGAAAGCGACCGGCTGGTGACGACGCTTGCGCAGAACCGGCGTATCCTGTGCGCCTCACCAGACTATATCGAGAGCCATGAGCCGATCCGAACGCCAGAGGATCTTGCCGCCCACAGCTGCCTGTCATTGCGCGAAAACAACGAGGACGTCACGCTTTGGCGCTTTACACATGCCTCGAAAGGACGGGTGACGGTTCGGGCAAGACCCGCGATGTCCAGTAACGACGGGGAAATTGTACGGGATTGGGCGCGAGCGGGGCTAGGCATAATGGTCCGCAGCGAATGGGACGTTGCGGCGGACATTGCGGCCGGCACCTTGCGCGAGATTTTGCCTGATTGGTCCGCACCTTCTGCCGACGTCGTCGCCCTTCTTCACGCTCGCCATGGACGCAGTCGGCGCACGGCTGTTTTTCTCGAACTCTTGCGTGCGGCCTTGTCTCCGGTGCCTTGGCGGCGCCCGACGGCTTGA
- a CDS encoding ABC transporter substrate-binding protein, whose protein sequence is MSTGPISRRVALGAVAGAGAAALGGRLLMRQPPGDLPHPASEGGRKSTPRPGGRIRVASTSTSTGDTLDPAKGAVNTDYVRHFMLYSGLTEFDRDLSARPALAESISSDDQKVWTISLRKGVTFHDGKSFTADDVVYSLQRHKDPKVGSKMSDIAKQFASVEALGRNMVRIVLTGPNADLPIILAQSHFLIVPADIQDFSAGNGTGPYRLAEFKPGVRTVVRRSPDFWKPGKPYLDEIELIGIQDEISRVNALLSGDVQLINAVNPRSTRRILASPEHGIVETKSGLYTNLVARQDRLPTGNPDFTAALKHLVDRPLVNRALFRNYGTIGNDQPLPPSHQYFRADLPQTALDLDRAKWHLQRSGLTGIRLPVYASTAAEGSVDMASILQEFGARIGLDLAVNRVPADGYWSTHWMKHPLFFGNSNPRPTADLIFSLFYKSDATWNESGWKDPRFDSLVIEARGEADHERRKQLYGEMQGLVRDHCGSVIPVFISLLDGHDRRLKGLYPVPLGGFMGYTFAEHVWWDA, encoded by the coding sequence GTGAGCACGGGCCCGATCAGTCGCCGCGTTGCGCTCGGCGCGGTCGCCGGTGCAGGCGCGGCCGCGCTCGGCGGCAGACTGTTGATGCGACAGCCCCCGGGCGACCTGCCGCATCCAGCCAGCGAAGGCGGGCGCAAATCCACGCCTCGCCCCGGCGGACGCATCCGCGTGGCGAGCACATCGACATCGACTGGCGACACGCTCGACCCTGCCAAGGGCGCGGTGAACACGGACTATGTCCGCCACTTCATGCTCTACAGTGGCCTGACCGAGTTCGACCGCGACCTGAGCGCGCGCCCGGCCCTTGCCGAGAGCATTTCGAGCGACGACCAGAAAGTCTGGACAATCAGCCTGCGCAAGGGTGTGACGTTCCACGACGGGAAGTCGTTCACAGCAGACGACGTCGTATATTCGCTGCAGCGCCACAAGGACCCCAAAGTGGGGTCCAAGATGTCGGACATCGCGAAGCAGTTCGCGTCTGTCGAAGCTCTGGGCCGCAACATGGTGAGGATCGTCCTGACCGGGCCTAACGCCGATCTCCCCATCATCCTTGCGCAATCACACTTCCTGATCGTGCCGGCGGACATCCAGGATTTCAGCGCGGGCAACGGCACGGGGCCCTATCGGTTGGCCGAATTCAAGCCGGGAGTGCGCACGGTGGTCCGCCGCAGCCCGGACTTCTGGAAACCGGGCAAACCCTATCTCGACGAGATCGAGCTTATCGGCATTCAGGACGAGATCAGCCGGGTCAACGCGCTTCTTTCGGGCGACGTACAGTTGATCAACGCGGTCAATCCGCGTTCGACGCGTCGCATCCTGGCATCGCCGGAGCACGGTATCGTCGAAACCAAATCAGGGCTCTATACCAATCTCGTGGCCCGTCAGGACCGGTTGCCGACGGGTAATCCCGATTTTACAGCAGCGCTCAAGCACCTTGTCGACCGGCCGCTCGTCAACCGCGCCCTGTTCCGCAATTACGGTACGATCGGCAACGACCAGCCGCTGCCACCATCGCACCAGTACTTCCGTGCGGACCTGCCGCAGACCGCGCTCGATCTGGACCGTGCGAAATGGCATCTGCAGCGCTCTGGGCTCACGGGAATTCGCTTGCCTGTCTACGCCTCGACCGCCGCCGAAGGTTCGGTGGACATGGCCTCGATCCTGCAGGAATTCGGCGCGAGGATCGGACTGGATCTTGCGGTGAATCGGGTCCCGGCGGACGGTTACTGGTCTACCCACTGGATGAAGCACCCGTTGTTCTTCGGAAACAGCAACCCGCGGCCGACCGCCGACCTCATTTTCAGTCTCTTCTACAAGTCCGATGCCACCTGGAATGAATCAGGTTGGAAGGACCCGCGCTTCGACAGCCTGGTGATCGAGGCGCGCGGGGAGGCGGACCATGAGCGGCGTAAGCAGCTATACGGCGAGATGCAGGGTCTGGTCCGTGACCATTGCGGCAGCGTGATCCCCGTCTTCATCAGCCTTCTGGACGGACACGACCGGCGCCTGAAAGGGCTCTACCCCGTGCCGCTTGGCGGTTTCATGGGATACACGTTTGCCGAACACGTCTGGTGGGACGCGTGA
- a CDS encoding NAD(P)/FAD-dependent oxidoreductase, protein MHPLVQSVVSDERLPDAVDVVVVGGGIVGTASAYYLARRGLSVALVEKGHIGCEQSSRSWGWCRLQNRDRREMPLSLLSMRLWDELAGEIGQDLGFRRCGLVYTTDDEKMLAGWEAWRPVAMEFGVETHMLNAAQAAGRVPETRRKWVGGLHSVNDGKAEPSLAAPVLAEGARKLGATIHQGCAARGVDMTNGRVTGLHTERGTIRADAVLCAAGAWASAFMRREGITFPQASVRQTALRTKPTVNVGEVVYCPDLAMTRRLDGSYTVAISGRVTLELTPQGLRFSREFMPQFIQRLKAVQMGVSASFVNGPESIEAVFGSDPAFFEKTRVLDPAPNGRLVKAILSNLRGTFPQLAGVEIDSAWGAYVDCTPDAVPVVSSMNSVAGLFLAAGCSGHGFGLGPGIGYLAAELVANEAPSVDPTHFRLERLIDGSRIKVGSL, encoded by the coding sequence ATGCATCCTTTAGTCCAGTCCGTCGTCAGCGACGAGCGCTTGCCCGACGCAGTGGACGTCGTCGTGGTCGGGGGCGGGATCGTTGGTACGGCATCTGCCTATTATCTGGCGCGGCGCGGGCTTTCGGTCGCGCTGGTCGAAAAAGGGCATATTGGCTGCGAGCAATCCAGCCGCAGCTGGGGTTGGTGCCGGCTGCAGAACCGCGACCGGCGAGAGATGCCTCTCTCGCTACTGTCAATGCGGCTGTGGGACGAGCTGGCGGGAGAGATCGGCCAGGATCTGGGATTCCGTCGGTGCGGGCTGGTCTATACCACGGACGACGAGAAGATGCTCGCCGGGTGGGAAGCATGGCGTCCCGTCGCCATGGAGTTCGGCGTAGAGACCCACATGCTGAATGCCGCTCAGGCTGCGGGACGCGTGCCCGAAACGCGCCGGAAATGGGTGGGCGGCCTTCATTCGGTGAACGATGGCAAGGCCGAGCCCTCCCTTGCCGCACCCGTTCTCGCCGAAGGCGCACGCAAGCTCGGTGCAACGATTCACCAAGGCTGCGCGGCGCGCGGAGTGGACATGACGAACGGGCGCGTGACCGGGCTGCACACGGAGCGCGGCACCATTCGCGCTGACGCGGTGCTGTGTGCTGCCGGCGCTTGGGCATCGGCTTTCATGCGCCGCGAAGGAATCACCTTCCCGCAGGCAAGCGTGCGGCAGACGGCGCTCAGGACGAAGCCGACTGTCAATGTCGGCGAGGTTGTCTATTGCCCCGACCTCGCGATGACCCGGCGACTCGACGGAAGCTATACTGTCGCGATCAGCGGCAGAGTAACGCTCGAATTGACGCCACAGGGCCTGCGCTTCTCGCGCGAGTTCATGCCGCAGTTCATCCAGCGCCTGAAGGCCGTGCAGATGGGAGTTTCGGCGTCCTTCGTGAACGGTCCGGAATCGATTGAGGCAGTATTCGGTAGCGATCCTGCATTCTTCGAGAAAACCCGTGTACTCGATCCAGCGCCCAACGGCAGGCTGGTAAAAGCGATTCTCAGCAATCTGCGCGGTACGTTCCCGCAGCTTGCGGGGGTCGAGATAGATTCCGCGTGGGGCGCCTATGTCGATTGTACGCCCGATGCCGTCCCGGTTGTTTCATCGATGAACTCGGTCGCCGGCCTCTTTCTCGCTGCGGGCTGCTCGGGGCACGGCTTCGGCCTCGGTCCGGGAATCGGCTATCTGGCCGCTGAGCTGGTGGCCAACGAAGCGCCAAGCGTTGATCCGACCCATTTCCGCCTTGAACGCCTGATCGACGGTTCGCGGATAAAGGTCGGCTCGCTTTAA
- a CDS encoding alanine racemase, which translates to MDRNIARLRDRIAGLGVTLRPHLKTAKSVEVARRVMATSEGPATVSTLKEAEFFADAGVRDIIYAVGIAPWKLAKVIELRKRGVDLAVVLDTVELAQAVAAASRESGMAIPALIEIDCDGHRSGVLPRDSERLLAIGKALVEGGELRGVLTHAGGSYAARGEEALRNAAEEERASVVNAAAILRDAGLPCPVVSVGSTPTAHHATDLTGVTEVRAGVFVFFDLVMTGIGICTVDDIAISVLATVIGHQREKGWILVDAGWMAMSQDRGTAKQVVNQGYGVVCKCDGTPYADLILADANQEHGIIMVRPGSDGTLPDLAIGDRVRILPNHACATGAQHRRYNVVHGTSDVVTGEWQRFGGW; encoded by the coding sequence ATGGATCGCAACATAGCCCGCCTTCGCGACCGCATCGCCGGCCTTGGCGTGACCTTGCGCCCGCACCTCAAGACTGCGAAGTCGGTCGAAGTCGCGCGACGCGTGATGGCCACCAGCGAGGGACCGGCCACCGTCTCGACACTGAAGGAGGCCGAGTTCTTCGCCGATGCCGGCGTGCGCGACATCATCTATGCGGTGGGAATTGCGCCGTGGAAGCTCGCCAAGGTAATCGAACTGCGCAAGCGCGGTGTGGACCTGGCCGTGGTTCTGGACACTGTGGAACTGGCGCAGGCTGTCGCCGCGGCTTCGCGCGAGAGCGGGATGGCGATCCCCGCATTGATCGAGATCGACTGCGACGGCCACCGCTCCGGCGTTTTGCCGCGAGATTCCGAGCGACTGCTGGCGATCGGCAAGGCCCTGGTCGAGGGGGGTGAACTGCGCGGCGTACTTACGCACGCCGGCGGCAGCTATGCCGCGCGCGGAGAAGAAGCCTTGCGGAACGCGGCGGAGGAAGAGCGAGCCAGCGTGGTGAACGCTGCGGCAATCCTGCGTGACGCCGGGTTGCCCTGCCCCGTCGTCAGCGTCGGCTCCACGCCGACCGCGCACCATGCCACCGACCTGACAGGCGTGACTGAAGTGCGCGCGGGCGTGTTCGTGTTCTTCGATCTCGTAATGACCGGCATCGGAATTTGCACGGTGGACGACATCGCCATCTCGGTGCTGGCAACCGTCATCGGCCACCAGCGCGAAAAGGGCTGGATACTGGTCGATGCCGGCTGGATGGCAATGTCGCAGGATCGCGGCACAGCGAAGCAAGTGGTCAACCAGGGCTATGGCGTCGTCTGCAAATGCGACGGCACGCCCTACGCGGACCTGATCCTGGCAGACGCCAACCAGGAACATGGCATCATCATGGTGCGCCCCGGATCGGACGGTACGCTACCCGATCTCGCCATTGGCGACCGGGTGCGGATTCTGCCCAACCACGCCTGCGCCACGGGCGCGCAGCATCGTCGCTACAACGTCGTTCACGGCACCTCGGACGTGGTGACCGGCGAATGGCAGCGCTTTGGAGGCTGGTGA
- a CDS encoding aldehyde dehydrogenase family protein → MKAGPMEMNACERLYIDGDWVEPARPAPPIPVINPATEMACGSVRPGSALDVDRAVAAGRRAFASFSVSPAQERIALLGRILSLMEERAEALAQAVTLEMGCAISFSRTAQVPFGVAHVRAALKVLHDFPFLTPQGSTAILREPIGVCGLITPWNWPLYQITAKLAPALAAGCTVVLKPSELSPFSAALLAQIVHDAGTPAGVFNMVTGTGPGVGEAIAAHGDIDMVSITGSTRAGVLVAQAAATTVKRVTQELGGKSPNILLDDADFERVVPLGIAAGMRNVGQSCSAPTRMLVPRHRLTEVEQLAANAANALVVGDPLAEATDLGPVANSRQFDKVQQMIAVGQAEGARLLCGGPGRPEGLDRGFFCRPTVFTCDDPAMRVAQEEIFGPVICVIPYDDDDHAVRIANDTIYGLGSHVQSADIDRARTVAARIRAGQVHINHPAWDGHAAFGGYKQSGNGREYGRFGLEEYLETKAVLGYFPQ, encoded by the coding sequence ATGAAGGCAGGACCGATGGAAATGAACGCCTGCGAGCGCCTTTACATCGATGGCGATTGGGTGGAACCCGCCCGCCCCGCCCCGCCGATCCCGGTAATCAATCCTGCAACCGAAATGGCGTGCGGCTCAGTCAGGCCCGGAAGCGCGCTCGATGTCGATCGCGCGGTGGCAGCGGGGCGCCGGGCATTTGCGTCATTCTCCGTGAGCCCTGCGCAGGAGCGTATTGCCCTGCTCGGCAGAATTCTCTCCCTGATGGAGGAAAGGGCGGAAGCTCTCGCTCAGGCCGTCACGCTGGAAATGGGGTGCGCAATCTCGTTTTCTCGTACGGCTCAGGTACCTTTCGGTGTCGCCCATGTTCGCGCAGCACTCAAAGTGCTGCATGACTTCCCGTTCCTCACTCCACAGGGTTCCACCGCGATCCTGCGTGAACCCATCGGCGTCTGCGGGCTCATCACGCCGTGGAACTGGCCGCTGTACCAGATCACGGCGAAGCTTGCGCCGGCGCTTGCCGCAGGGTGCACCGTTGTGTTGAAGCCCAGCGAGCTGTCGCCGTTCAGCGCGGCGCTGCTGGCGCAGATCGTCCACGATGCCGGCACACCGGCTGGCGTATTCAACATGGTGACCGGCACCGGCCCCGGGGTGGGAGAGGCCATCGCTGCGCATGGCGACATCGACATGGTCTCGATAACCGGCTCGACGCGTGCGGGTGTGCTTGTCGCCCAGGCTGCCGCGACCACGGTAAAGCGGGTAACGCAGGAGCTAGGTGGCAAGTCGCCGAACATCCTGCTCGACGATGCCGATTTCGAGCGGGTCGTTCCCCTAGGCATCGCGGCGGGCATGCGCAACGTCGGCCAGTCCTGCAGCGCGCCGACGCGCATGCTGGTGCCGCGCCATCGCCTGACCGAAGTGGAGCAGCTTGCCGCGAATGCCGCCAACGCGCTCGTTGTCGGGGATCCGCTGGCCGAAGCGACGGACCTCGGACCGGTTGCCAACAGCCGCCAGTTCGACAAGGTCCAACAGATGATCGCCGTCGGCCAGGCCGAAGGCGCCCGTCTGCTGTGTGGCGGCCCCGGCAGGCCCGAAGGGCTGGATCGCGGCTTCTTCTGCAGGCCGACGGTATTCACCTGCGATGATCCGGCGATGCGCGTAGCGCAGGAGGAGATCTTCGGGCCGGTGATCTGCGTGATCCCCTACGACGATGACGACCACGCCGTCCGCATTGCCAATGACACGATCTACGGGCTCGGCTCGCACGTCCAGTCCGCAGATATCGACCGCGCACGAACTGTGGCGGCAAGGATCCGGGCGGGGCAGGTCCACATCAACCATCCCGCCTGGGACGGGCATGCAGCCTTCGGCGGTTACAAGCAGTCTGGAAACGGGCGTGAATATGGGCGTTTCGGCCTGGAGGAATACCTCGAGACCAAGGCCGTTCTGGGATACTTCCCCCAGTGA
- a CDS encoding DUF1624 domain-containing protein has translation MATAVNHAHRPNTAPPAAGSMPATRLQSIDALRGLVMVFMLLDHIRETWLLYMPVGDPVDARTVLPALFFTRITSTLCAPIFVALTGLSAYLFSRRHTLAETSDFLLRRGAFLVLLELTLVNFSWRAELPFHFVFLQVIWAIGLCMIVLAGLIHLGRGAVLLLGLAIVLGHNLLDPIAFSPDSPMFVPWAILHDRAQIDLGGVIVKFNYPILPWIGVICLGWSAGCWFADVDPALRARRLKISGLAMLAGFVVLRALNFYGDAPWFVVADSPLRTVMSFLALTKYPPSLLFLLPTLGTGLLLLIAFEKGNASRLTHWLAVMGGAPMFFYLFHLYLLRVLYLIARATWGTNHGDVFGVDSIAWVWVWFAGLLVPLYFPTRWFSDLKKRRKDIWWLKYL, from the coding sequence ATGGCAACTGCAGTTAACCACGCGCATCGACCGAACACCGCACCGCCTGCTGCCGGTTCGATGCCCGCAACGCGCCTGCAGAGCATCGATGCGCTGCGCGGCCTGGTCATGGTCTTCATGCTGCTCGACCATATCCGTGAGACATGGTTGCTCTACATGCCAGTGGGCGACCCGGTCGATGCAAGAACGGTTTTGCCCGCCCTTTTCTTCACGCGCATCACCAGCACGCTCTGTGCGCCGATCTTCGTCGCCCTGACCGGCCTTTCCGCCTACCTGTTCAGCCGCCGGCACACCTTGGCAGAGACCAGCGATTTCCTGCTGCGGCGAGGTGCTTTCCTTGTCCTTCTCGAACTGACGCTGGTCAACTTCTCCTGGCGGGCCGAATTGCCCTTTCACTTCGTGTTCCTGCAGGTGATCTGGGCAATTGGCCTGTGCATGATCGTCCTTGCAGGCCTTATCCATCTGGGACGCGGCGCCGTGCTGCTGCTCGGCCTTGCCATCGTGCTGGGGCACAACCTGCTCGACCCGATCGCCTTTTCGCCCGACAGTCCTATGTTCGTGCCCTGGGCGATCCTGCACGACCGGGCGCAGATCGACCTTGGCGGCGTGATCGTGAAATTCAACTATCCGATCCTGCCCTGGATCGGCGTCATCTGCCTGGGCTGGTCGGCTGGCTGCTGGTTCGCAGACGTTGACCCTGCCCTGCGTGCCCGTCGGCTGAAGATCTCCGGATTGGCAATGCTGGCGGGTTTCGTCGTGCTGCGCGCGTTGAACTTTTATGGCGATGCTCCGTGGTTTGTTGTTGCCGACAGCCCATTGCGCACGGTCATGAGCTTCCTTGCCCTGACCAAGTATCCGCCATCGCTGCTGTTCCTGCTCCCGACGCTTGGCACGGGTCTGCTGCTGCTGATCGCCTTCGAGAAGGGCAATGCATCCCGCCTGACCCACTGGCTGGCCGTGATGGGTGGCGCGCCCATGTTCTTCTACCTGTTCCACCTCTATCTACTGCGGGTCCTCTACCTGATCGCCCGCGCGACCTGGGGGACCAACCATGGTGACGTGTTTGGCGTGGACTCCATCGCATGGGTCTGGGTCTGGTTCGCCGGTCTTCTCGTACCGCTCTATTTCCCCACACGCTGGTTCTCTGACCTGAAAAAGCGTCGGAAGGACATCTGGTGGCTCAAGTACCTCTGA
- a CDS encoding TetR/AcrR family transcriptional regulator, translating to MAEELFARKGYGATSLRDIASQVGLQQPGLYKHFSGKEDLYRQVYERALKPMIDLMDEILMRPNSDFSDLTDHITDLLAAHPNIARLLIRAAISSDSEPDPVGLDWLHRMIGYGRKMNEKAGLPSSEEALGVQIVAIFNMLFGFFWASPLLESLSGRKATAPQAMAIQRDLLRTFVRSLDQTSAPVLPHPTLAR from the coding sequence GTGGCCGAAGAGCTGTTTGCCCGAAAGGGTTACGGCGCTACTTCGCTGCGCGATATTGCCAGCCAGGTCGGGCTGCAGCAGCCCGGGCTTTACAAGCATTTCTCCGGCAAGGAGGACCTCTACCGACAAGTCTACGAGCGCGCTCTCAAGCCGATGATCGATCTCATGGACGAGATTCTGATGCGCCCGAACTCGGACTTCAGCGACTTGACCGATCACATTACCGATCTGCTCGCGGCGCATCCGAATATCGCGAGACTCCTGATACGCGCGGCGATCTCGTCGGATTCGGAACCCGATCCTGTCGGGCTCGACTGGCTGCATCGCATGATCGGCTATGGTCGGAAAATGAACGAAAAGGCCGGGCTGCCATCCTCCGAAGAAGCGCTCGGGGTACAGATTGTCGCCATCTTCAACATGCTGTTCGGCTTCTTCTGGGCATCGCCTCTGCTCGAAAGCCTATCGGGCAGGAAGGCGACGGCCCCCCAGGCCATGGCCATCCAGCGCGACCTGCTGCGAACCTTCGTTCGGTCACTTGATCAGACCAGCGCACCGGTGCTGCCGCACCCGACCCTCGCGCGCTGA
- a CDS encoding RidA family protein: MNDRISPVATAKAPAAAGHYSQGLRAGATLYVSGQLPISADKSPLEDMSFAGQARQAVANMLAIVEAAGGSSADLCRVTAYIVGVENWPEFNRVYAEMLGDAKPARTVVPVAELHYGYLVEVDGIALIGD; encoded by the coding sequence ATGAATGATCGTATTTCCCCTGTCGCGACGGCAAAGGCACCAGCAGCGGCTGGACATTATTCGCAAGGCTTGCGTGCCGGAGCGACGCTCTACGTCTCCGGGCAATTGCCGATCAGTGCGGACAAGTCGCCGCTGGAAGACATGTCCTTTGCCGGGCAGGCGCGCCAGGCCGTTGCCAACATGCTGGCGATTGTCGAGGCTGCAGGCGGCAGTTCCGCCGACCTGTGCCGCGTGACCGCCTATATAGTCGGGGTCGAGAACTGGCCCGAGTTCAATCGCGTCTATGCCGAGATGCTCGGCGATGCGAAGCCCGCTCGCACAGTCGTGCCGGTAGCAGAGCTGCATTACGGATATCTGGTCGAGGTCGATGGCATTGCGCTGATCGGCGATTGA
- a CDS encoding TetR/AcrR family transcriptional regulator, whose product MTKRTRLTAKDRKALILANARAIFAQNGYEAARTQDIARRSGVSEALMYQHFPSKEALYRAVLREVIREQDESYAALVTRELDGRAVVRNVRAYFQIVVGQTEPRFKDGFRLLLASLLVDTNFATLVYRRAQRLMNRRIARALENARETGDIVGRKISVANTSLFTEHIGTVLNVLATNIERSPYEGNAEDLIRDAVWFCCRAV is encoded by the coding sequence GTGACCAAACGGACCCGCCTTACCGCAAAAGACCGTAAAGCACTCATTCTGGCCAACGCCCGCGCAATTTTCGCGCAGAACGGCTATGAAGCCGCGCGAACACAGGATATTGCGCGACGTTCCGGCGTGTCCGAAGCGCTTATGTATCAGCACTTTCCGTCCAAGGAGGCGCTTTACCGTGCGGTCCTGCGCGAAGTCATCCGCGAGCAGGATGAAAGCTACGCAGCCCTCGTAACACGGGAATTGGATGGCCGCGCCGTAGTGCGCAACGTCAGGGCCTATTTCCAGATCGTCGTGGGCCAGACGGAACCACGCTTCAAGGATGGGTTCCGGCTGCTTCTGGCCAGCCTGCTGGTCGATACAAACTTCGCCACGCTGGTCTACCGTCGTGCCCAGAGGCTGATGAACCGCCGCATCGCCCGCGCGCTCGAGAACGCCCGAGAGACGGGAGACATCGTTGGTCGCAAGATTTCAGTCGCCAATACGTCGCTGTTTACCGAACATATCGGCACTGTGCTCAACGTCCTTGCCACCAATATCGAACGCTCGCCTTACGAGGGCAACGCTGAAGACCTGATCCGCGATGCGGTATGGTTCTGCTGCCGCGCCGTGTGA